The nucleotide window ACGTCTTTCCCGCGTTTTTTGGTCGTTTCCTGTTCGTAATGAATGGATTCTTCCTGAAGGTACTCGATGTAGAGCTCGATGTCCTGTTTTCGCAGTTTCTCCAGGACGGAATAGGGGATGGAAGCAGCATCCGCCGCATCGGTCAGTCCTTCCCGGAGCAGCCACTTGAAAAAGTGCTGATAGCGGTAGAGGTACTGTAGCAAGGTGTTCGCTGATAGCCCTGCACGTTTTTTAGAACGGATGTATTCGACAACGTAGAAGGGCATAGTTGTAAGTTGTGTTTCAATGCGCTGTAGAACCTGCAGCTCTTCGGGTGTCATGGCCATAAATCGAACGCTTCCTTTCGTTTTGTTATATCGGTATAATTGTTCGCAAAATACAATTTTAACGAACAAATGTTCTATTTTTATTCAAATTACTTATATATTGAAAAGCGGCTTACTCATAGCAATATAAAGATGCAAGTTTTTGAGATTCAATTTTGCTTTAGCAAAGAGAGGGGAGCAGACTATACTCCTTTCTTGGTACAAGAATCTCCAAGAAACAGAGTTTGAGAACAAGTAACCCATAGGTGATCCTATTGCTTTCCATAAATCGACTTACTTTCATCAATCTTGTCTAGAATCGGCTGCCGTTCTTCGTTCAGTTTTGCATACATTTTATAGGTCTTCATTTCGAACTCCATACGTTGCCGTTCATCTTCCCCGAACAAAAGTTTTCCGCTGCTTACAATCTGCATCTGAAACACGGTTGACGCTCTGGCTAAATCAATCAAATCCACATCCTGATTCAGGATGGCTGCCAGTTCTTGCGCGATGATGAACACTTGGTACTCGTCAAACTGCTGGTTACTCAGAAAAGCAATGTCTAAATCGCTGTCCTGACGTGCGGTACCATTCGCTGTAGAACCGAACACAATCAACAGCATTGGAGAAAGTCGATCGATCAGGAAATGCTTTACTTGCTCCAGTTTTGCATCCATTGCATGGCCTCCTGTAAAACTTCAGTTTCAGGCACTGTTATACAACCACCTAAATAATAACTCCAATGACGAAACTTTACGTGAAAACTTTTAAGTAATTAACCAGACTTTCTTCCACACATCCTGCGATTAAGTTTATAAAAGGCTGCAGATCCTGTTGTGTACTTGCGATTTCCAACGTTCCATAATACTTCAGACGCTGCTCATTCTCAGCTTTCACAATGGCAGGGGGGAACCCATTGCTCATCAAAATCAGGTTCATTAACAAGCGCGCAGTGCGCCCATTCCCGTCAGCAAATGGGTGGATATAGACAAATTTAAAGTGGAATTCAGCAGCCAGTTCTACAGGATGCAATTCTTCTTGTGCTTGGCCATACCATTCAAAAAGGTTCTTTATTTCATGCGGGACTTGGAGAAAATGGGGTGGCTTATGTTTGCTGCCCGAAATTCTAATGTTAGTCGCACGATATATACCTGCATTTTCGTTATCTATGCTTTTCAAAACCAAGTAGTGAATTGTTTTGATAACTTCTTCATTTAACACTGTAGGTCGCTGGATTTGTTCCTCTACATAGTCAATCGCTTCTGAGTGATTAATAACCTCCAAATGCTCCTGCAGACGCTTGCCGCCAATGGTAAGACCATCTTCTAGAATTACTTTTGTCTCGATTAAGGATAAAGTATTTCCTTCAATGGCATTAGAATTATAGATCCATTCGATTCGTTCAACCGCTTTAAGATTTGCTTCTGCCACTCGTTGGAGTGGCAGATGTTTATCTAATTTTCTCTTAAGCATATCGACATTCAGAATACTCTCCACTAATTAACACCCAACCTTACTTGAGATATAAGCGTATAGAGAAAGTGTGTTTGATACCCGCAATTTACTTTTAGAGACGAACTTCTATAAATGGTCACTTAAAAATATATCCAAGTAATTTTTGAAAGGGGCATCAATCAAATCATTAGATTTTCCCCATTCATAAAGCTTTACGCGATTTAGAAAGGAGTAAAAGCTATCACTTTCAGTTATCAAATCAAGGATCAGTTTATTCTTGACTCTTTTTCCCGATGTACTATCATTGGGATTTTCTATTATGGTCCTGACTATTCCAAGTAGCAAATCCGTTAACTCTATCCCATATTCTTCTTGTTTGGCCATGTATTGAACATCACTGAGCTTGAAGTTTTCACCTCTATATATGGATTGGATATTGAGTTGCTCAAACATTTGCCGCCTTAAGTCGTAATTTTTGGCTTCATATGTGTTATCGTGCTCAATAGCAACCTGTGCATCTACAAAGGAATGACTTCCGTACTTCCTGATCAATCCATAAACAACTCGTTCAGGGAACTTCGTATAAATGGTATGATCGACCACATCAGCAAATTTTTCTTTGATTTCTTGCGAGTCTTGTTGAATCTTATTCTGATTATAGGAAATGACGTTCATTTTCATTAGACGTTGATGATTCATGGCTGTG belongs to Planococcus lenghuensis and includes:
- the mntA gene encoding type VII toxin-antitoxin system MntA family adenylyltransferase antitoxin, with the protein product MDAKLEQVKHFLIDRLSPMLLIVFGSTANGTARQDSDLDIAFLSNQQFDEYQVFIIAQELAAILNQDVDLIDLARASTVFQMQIVSSGKLLFGEDERQRMEFEMKTYKMYAKLNEERQPILDKIDESKSIYGKQ
- a CDS encoding Fic family protein, encoding MLKRKLDKHLPLQRVAEANLKAVERIEWIYNSNAIEGNTLSLIETKVILEDGLTIGGKRLQEHLEVINHSEAIDYVEEQIQRPTVLNEEVIKTIHYLVLKSIDNENAGIYRATNIRISGSKHKPPHFLQVPHEIKNLFEWYGQAQEELHPVELAAEFHFKFVYIHPFADGNGRTARLLMNLILMSNGFPPAIVKAENEQRLKYYGTLEIASTQQDLQPFINLIAGCVEESLVNYLKVFT
- a CDS encoding DUF3800 domain-containing protein; the protein is MTERKSFPVRIFFDESGKHSEKIHLMGAILIPSTLYELPELQELNEIVRQSDIHWATFRGHGSTRKKIEKIILTAMNHQRLMKMNVISYNQNKIQQDSQEIKEKFADVVDHTIYTKFPERVVYGLIRKYGSHSFVDAQVAIEHDNTYEAKNYDLRRQMFEQLNIQSIYRGENFKLSDVQYMAKQEEYGIELTDLLLGIVRTIIENPNDSTSGKRVKNKLILDLITESDSFYSFLNRVKLYEWGKSNDLIDAPFKNYLDIFLSDHL